A stretch of the Alphaproteobacteria bacterium genome encodes the following:
- the rsmH gene encoding 16S rRNA (cytosine(1402)-N(4))-methyltransferase RsmH, with protein sequence MTSAALPASAAPEPATTQHVPVLLAETLSALEPRDGGLYVDGTFGGGGLTRALLSAARCQVLAIDRDPAAFARARHMAVRLGDRLIPLHGRFGDMAALCRRASPAAAERGVDGVALDLGFSSDQINTPDRGFSFQGDGPLDMRMDTSQGQTAAELLAAISEADLARLLHDLGEEPAARRIARAIVETRQRMPLRRTGELATIIRRAKGGSGKTDPATRSFQALRMAVNDELGEIERGLVSAESLLAPGGRLAVIAFHSLEDRLVKSFLHSRSAGAAGAPSRHQPPLSADQRRRPTLRLLHRRAIKPGEEEIRFNPRARSARLRTAERVAVSAGESD encoded by the coding sequence ATGACCTCCGCCGCCCTCCCCGCCTCCGCCGCGCCCGAGCCGGCGACGACACAGCATGTTCCCGTGCTGCTGGCCGAAACCCTGTCGGCGCTTGAGCCACGCGATGGCGGCCTCTATGTGGACGGAACCTTTGGCGGTGGCGGCCTGACCCGCGCACTGTTGTCTGCCGCCCGTTGTCAGGTTCTCGCCATTGATCGCGACCCTGCCGCGTTTGCCCGCGCCCGGCACATGGCAGTCCGGTTGGGCGACCGTCTGATCCCGCTGCACGGACGCTTTGGCGACATGGCCGCCTTGTGTCGCAGGGCCAGTCCCGCCGCGGCCGAGCGCGGGGTTGATGGCGTTGCCCTCGACCTCGGTTTCTCGTCCGACCAGATCAATACCCCCGACCGCGGGTTCTCGTTCCAGGGTGACGGGCCGCTGGACATGCGCATGGACACCAGCCAGGGGCAGACGGCCGCTGAACTGCTGGCCGCCATCAGCGAAGCCGACCTGGCCCGCCTGCTGCATGATCTGGGTGAAGAGCCGGCGGCGCGGCGCATCGCGCGCGCCATCGTCGAAACCCGTCAAAGGATGCCACTTCGCCGCACTGGCGAGCTGGCCACGATCATTCGTCGGGCCAAGGGCGGCAGCGGCAAGACAGACCCGGCAACGCGGTCCTTTCAGGCCCTGCGCATGGCCGTCAACGATGAGCTGGGCGAAATCGAGCGCGGTCTGGTGTCAGCGGAATCCCTTCTGGCGCCCGGCGGCCGTCTGGCCGTCATCGCTTTCCATTCCCTCGAGGATCGGCTGGTCAAATCCTTCCTGCACAGCCGCTCCGCCGGGGCCGCCGGTGCGCCCTCGCGCCACCAGCCCCCTTTGTCTGCCGACCAGCGGCGGCGGCCGACACTCCGGCTGCTGCACCGTCGCGCCATAAAGCCCGGCGAGGAGGAAATCCGGTTCAACCCCCGTGCCCGCTCAGCCCGCCTCCGCACGGCGGAGCGCGTGGCCGTATCTGCTGGCGAGTCGGACTAG
- the mraZ gene encoding division/cell wall cluster transcriptional repressor MraZ, producing MALFLSTFVNKIDRKGRISVPASFRAAVAGQSFHGIVLYRSHQHPTLEGSGIGRMEQLAGEVDSLDRFSEAQDDFASAIFPDVRQLAFDGEGRIILAEDLREHAGITGEAAFVGRGPVFQIWQPERFTAFQQAARERLRTAGRTLRPAAADAPRSPAPDGDGS from the coding sequence GTGGCGCTGTTCCTGTCCACATTTGTCAACAAGATCGACCGCAAAGGCCGGATTTCCGTGCCGGCCAGCTTTCGTGCAGCGGTCGCCGGCCAGTCGTTTCACGGCATCGTCCTCTACCGGTCACACCAGCACCCAACCTTGGAAGGCAGCGGCATCGGCCGCATGGAGCAGCTAGCCGGCGAAGTCGATTCGCTGGATCGCTTTTCCGAAGCTCAGGACGATTTCGCCTCGGCGATTTTCCCTGATGTGCGCCAGCTCGCCTTTGATGGCGAAGGCCGCATCATCCTTGCCGAAGATCTGCGTGAGCACGCCGGCATCACCGGTGAAGCGGCCTTTGTCGGTCGCGGTCCGGTATTTCAGATCTGGCAGCCGGAGCGCTTCACCGCTTTCCAGCAGGCAGCCCGCGAGCGTTTGCGTACGGCCGGCCGCACTCTGCGCCCGGCGGCGGCCGACGCCCCGCGATCACCAGCACCTGACGGCGACGGGTCATGA
- a CDS encoding N-acetylmuramoyl-L-alanine amidase, which translates to MAVSHPPPLRLRLSANFNQRPAGQAIDTLIIHYTGMTSAAAALDRLCDPRASVSAHYLIDENGGTWQLVADSCRAWHAGVSFWRGRTDINGCSIGIELAHPGHEFGYRPFPAAQINSLIRLCHSVQARHPIEPSRVLGHADVAPGRKQDPGEAFPWRQLAAAGIGLWPPDDATAGHLRQKDLQAALRRIGYDVPDNGRASAAVERAVAAFQSHFRPWRIDGRADDQTSGRLLWMADRTS; encoded by the coding sequence ATGGCCGTCTCGCATCCACCACCTCTGCGCCTGCGGTTATCGGCCAATTTCAACCAGCGCCCGGCCGGCCAGGCCATTGATACCCTGATCATCCACTATACCGGCATGACCAGCGCAGCCGCCGCGCTTGATCGTTTGTGCGACCCACGGGCCAGCGTCAGTGCCCATTACCTGATTGATGAAAACGGCGGCACATGGCAACTGGTCGCCGATTCCTGCCGCGCCTGGCACGCCGGCGTCAGCTTCTGGCGCGGCCGCACCGACATCAACGGCTGCTCTATTGGTATCGAACTGGCGCATCCCGGTCATGAGTTCGGCTACCGCCCCTTTCCCGCAGCCCAGATCAACAGCCTGATCCGCCTGTGTCACAGTGTGCAGGCGCGCCATCCCATAGAGCCGTCGCGGGTACTCGGTCATGCAGATGTCGCGCCCGGCCGCAAACAGGACCCGGGCGAAGCCTTTCCATGGCGCCAGCTAGCGGCGGCAGGCATCGGCCTGTGGCCGCCGGACGATGCCACCGCCGGCCACCTGCGGCAGAAAGACCTGCAGGCCGCGCTGCGCCGGATCGGCTATGACGTACCGGACAACGGGCGGGCGTCAGCCGCGGTCGAGCGGGCGGTTGCCGCCTTTCAGAGCCATTTCCGGCCGTGGCGCATCGATGGCCGGGCTGATGACCAGACCAGTGGCCGCCTGCTCTGGATGGCAGATCGGACTTCTTGA
- a CDS encoding J domain-containing protein, whose product MLLAIVVMAGLTIAGLPGGALGAGLGLAGLHWQRRRTHQKDVRRHNGVAHSLAAVAGFAVGTPGLRDSHQPIDGLAAFALPPADVRLRAAFALGCPRPDDLAHHGRVLRRAFPADSPAQAEVRRGVLRIAISLVPATARGAAWRSRMAALATALELGQDDLAACLARPARSPGLGEDPYQILGVSPTAPTGDVKAAWRRRVRQFHPDGLGLDGVTAEQIKAAERALARVNQAYARLRADKRAA is encoded by the coding sequence ATGCTGCTTGCCATAGTGGTTATGGCGGGTCTGACCATCGCCGGCCTGCCTGGCGGCGCCCTTGGCGCCGGTCTGGGGCTGGCGGGCCTGCACTGGCAGCGACGACGCACCCATCAAAAGGACGTGCGGCGTCACAACGGCGTCGCCCATTCGCTGGCCGCGGTCGCCGGCTTCGCCGTGGGCACACCAGGTCTGCGGGACAGTCATCAGCCCATAGACGGGCTGGCCGCCTTTGCCTTGCCGCCGGCTGATGTGCGGCTGCGCGCCGCCTTTGCCCTGGGCTGCCCGCGGCCGGACGATCTGGCGCACCATGGCCGCGTCCTGCGCCGTGCCTTTCCCGCCGATTCGCCGGCCCAGGCGGAGGTGCGCCGCGGCGTGCTGCGGATTGCGATTAGTCTGGTGCCGGCCACGGCGCGCGGTGCCGCGTGGCGCAGCCGCATGGCGGCGCTGGCCACCGCGCTGGAGCTTGGCCAGGATGATCTGGCGGCATGTCTGGCCCGACCCGCCCGCTCGCCAGGGCTTGGCGAGGATCCCTATCAGATTCTGGGTGTGTCGCCGACCGCGCCGACCGGTGACGTCAAGGCCGCCTGGCGCCGCCGCGTCCGCCAGTTCCACCCCGATGGGCTTGGCCTGGACGGCGTCACGGCGGAGCAGATCAAGGCGGCTGAGCGGGCCCTGGCCCGGGTCAATCAGGCCTATGCCCGGTTGCGCGCCGACAAGCGCGCCGCCTGA
- a CDS encoding AsmA family protein yields the protein MRRIAIAAGALVALVIIALLVGPFFFDWNRFKPEVTERVASATGYRLEIAGDLSLRLLPAPALVARDLTLHGAAAPGGDSTQPLAAMKALQLSLVWSDLLAGRIAIDRVVLVEPDIQLVALPSGGGNWLPEETARARDAAAGGLSGDGAAAERSGPALSIAGFAVEDGRVSYVNGATSLVAQAIDISGSLDSLVGPVTVNGDLQLNGETLDIRLMVGGLADSAIPVQARFATSSAEVRLDGAIHGLDSVTPAYRGSLAVNARSSADGIAQLLALAGVTPPTLGGLDDPLSLSADMAGDAAGITLNSVQFEVDGTRGTGAVLVALGSPAQVDVALSLDRINGDSVLASIISATRIRSDESASGGSSGSVSGGGQTGSMAHGPFAGLGDLPVTGSLSLTIGSMSWRDGLVSDIALDAALRPGGLQVSRVSLRLPGEAVLNTKGSVTARDGVAMDVQVQAANLQATLAWLGVDRASLPAHGFRSARLASTIRYDGTQLALDGMTGAIDGTALSGTARIDLSGARPLVDLTAEFGTLNLNDYIGDRGSGGDAAAAAVRQDAESRQASPSGVLLVPAMAPLPADLAAEIRVQRLVVGDVALTDLSLSASADSQMVTITTLQTEIPGGRLSASGQIAGLGPTPTGQATFSVASSDPAALLAGLGVTPTPGIQQAGRMDLSGAVRLDSAAVEGLMTLTLGQGSATVDGRIGDLAAMRDIAVSVVATHPNLPTLLAGGKGQAGPGQAARLTAQMSGDATALTFTTLSFALADNVIDGSGEVRLPAGGRPDVRLDLTGGTLNLNQLTSASQGSARGATSGGGNSATAGAGGAPWSDDPVIPQWLNAVDGRLSARLQGLIYGQILIEQPAVMARLADGALTIESLTGTVFDGTVSASGRLSAGRNPGVAADVTLDGLQVRDALFQTGGLDVVAGVAHMTLSLAAQGVSSRSLVRSLNGNGAVQVNEGVVQGVDLGAISARLAEVNSIVDLAGVIGQTSAGGETPFESLSASFTVADGVVSSQDIRLDAPDGFGTGTVRADLPQWQMALRMNFGLALHSDAPPLGVELSGPIDNPRRIFHTDDLAGYLAAQGVGRLLRKVAPQGDASGEESQPLGGILKGILGGN from the coding sequence ATGCGACGTATTGCCATTGCTGCCGGCGCTCTTGTCGCCCTGGTCATCATCGCCTTGCTGGTGGGGCCATTCTTCTTTGACTGGAACCGGTTCAAACCGGAAGTCACGGAAAGGGTCGCCAGCGCCACGGGGTATCGCCTGGAGATCGCAGGCGACCTGTCATTGCGCCTGCTGCCGGCGCCGGCGCTGGTGGCCCGTGACCTGACACTGCATGGCGCAGCGGCGCCAGGCGGGGATTCAACGCAGCCGCTCGCGGCAATGAAGGCGCTGCAGTTGAGTCTGGTCTGGTCTGATCTTCTGGCTGGCCGCATCGCCATCGACCGGGTTGTCCTGGTGGAGCCGGACATTCAGCTCGTAGCGTTGCCATCAGGCGGCGGCAACTGGTTGCCCGAAGAGACGGCCAGAGCCAGAGACGCCGCCGCCGGCGGCCTGTCTGGCGACGGCGCGGCGGCAGAGCGGTCCGGCCCCGCTTTGTCCATCGCCGGATTCGCCGTTGAAGATGGCAGGGTCAGTTATGTCAATGGCGCGACAAGCCTTGTGGCGCAGGCGATAGATATCAGCGGTTCGCTGGACAGTCTCGTCGGCCCTGTCACGGTGAACGGCGACCTGCAGCTCAACGGCGAGACGCTGGACATCCGGCTGATGGTCGGCGGCTTGGCCGATTCCGCCATACCGGTGCAGGCCCGCTTCGCTACATCGTCTGCGGAGGTGCGCCTTGACGGCGCCATCCACGGGCTGGACAGCGTCACACCGGCGTATCGCGGGTCGCTCGCTGTGAACGCCCGCTCATCCGCCGACGGCATTGCCCAGCTATTGGCGTTGGCCGGTGTGACGCCGCCCACGCTTGGTGGTCTTGATGACCCCCTGTCGCTCAGCGCGGATATGGCTGGCGATGCCGCGGGCATCACTTTGAACAGCGTTCAGTTCGAGGTGGACGGGACCCGTGGCACCGGCGCTGTGCTGGTGGCTTTGGGGTCGCCGGCACAGGTGGATGTGGCGCTTTCGCTTGATCGCATCAATGGCGATTCCGTGCTTGCCAGCATAATATCAGCGACCCGTATCCGGTCAGACGAAAGCGCGTCCGGCGGGTCGTCCGGATCGGTTTCCGGCGGCGGCCAGACCGGCTCCATGGCGCATGGACCGTTCGCTGGTTTGGGTGATTTGCCGGTCACGGGCTCTCTGTCTCTGACCATAGGCTCGATGTCGTGGCGCGACGGGCTGGTGAGTGACATCGCGCTGGACGCGGCATTGCGACCGGGTGGCCTGCAGGTCAGCCGCGTGTCCCTGAGGCTGCCTGGCGAGGCAGTGCTGAATACAAAAGGCAGCGTGACCGCGCGTGACGGCGTTGCCATGGACGTGCAGGTGCAAGCCGCAAACCTTCAGGCCACCCTGGCCTGGCTTGGCGTAGACCGCGCCAGCCTGCCGGCCCATGGTTTCCGCTCCGCCCGGTTGGCATCAACGATTCGCTATGACGGAACACAGCTTGCGCTTGACGGAATGACCGGCGCGATCGACGGCACCGCGCTGTCCGGTACGGCCCGCATCGACCTTTCCGGCGCGCGGCCGTTGGTTGATCTGACTGCTGAATTCGGCACGCTCAATCTCAATGACTATATTGGCGACCGTGGTAGCGGTGGCGACGCGGCCGCCGCCGCCGTGCGGCAGGATGCAGAGTCGCGGCAGGCGAGCCCGTCCGGGGTTTTGCTGGTGCCGGCCATGGCCCCATTGCCGGCAGACTTAGCGGCGGAAATCCGCGTACAACGTCTAGTAGTCGGTGACGTGGCGTTGACGGACCTGTCGCTGAGCGCGTCGGCGGACAGCCAGATGGTCACCATCACGACCCTGCAAACAGAGATCCCGGGAGGCCGTCTGTCGGCCAGCGGGCAGATCGCCGGCCTTGGTCCGACACCCACCGGCCAGGCGACGTTTTCCGTCGCCAGCAGCGATCCGGCGGCGCTTCTTGCCGGGCTGGGTGTGACACCGACGCCTGGCATACAGCAGGCCGGCCGCATGGACTTGTCCGGCGCCGTGCGCCTTGACTCTGCGGCGGTTGAAGGCCTGATGACGCTGACCCTGGGGCAGGGCTCGGCGACGGTGGACGGGCGCATCGGCGACCTGGCGGCGATGCGTGACATTGCGGTTTCCGTGGTTGCTACGCACCCGAACCTGCCAACACTGCTGGCCGGCGGCAAGGGCCAGGCCGGGCCCGGCCAGGCCGCCAGACTGACGGCGCAGATGTCCGGCGATGCAACGGCTCTGACATTTACGACGCTGTCTTTTGCTCTCGCAGACAATGTGATCGACGGCAGCGGAGAGGTTCGCCTGCCGGCCGGTGGTCGGCCCGACGTGCGGCTTGACCTGACCGGCGGCACACTCAATCTCAACCAGTTGACCAGCGCCAGCCAGGGTTCGGCGCGTGGTGCGACATCGGGCGGAGGCAATAGCGCCACGGCTGGTGCCGGCGGCGCTCCGTGGTCCGACGATCCCGTCATTCCGCAATGGTTGAACGCGGTAGACGGTCGTCTGTCCGCACGGTTGCAGGGACTAATCTACGGCCAGATTCTGATTGAGCAGCCGGCCGTGATGGCACGGCTCGCCGATGGCGCTCTGACAATCGAATCGCTCACCGGCACGGTCTTTGACGGAACGGTGTCGGCCAGCGGCCGGCTCAGCGCCGGGCGCAATCCTGGCGTTGCGGCGGATGTCACCCTCGATGGCCTGCAGGTGCGGGATGCCCTGTTTCAGACGGGCGGCCTGGATGTGGTGGCGGGCGTTGCGCACATGACGCTGTCGCTTGCCGCACAGGGCGTGTCCAGCCGCTCGCTCGTCAGGTCGCTGAACGGTAATGGCGCAGTGCAAGTCAACGAAGGCGTGGTTCAGGGTGTTGACCTCGGCGCCATCAGTGCCCGCCTCGCAGAGGTCAACAGCATTGTGGATCTGGCCGGCGTGATCGGCCAGACCAGTGCGGGAGGCGAGACGCCCTTCGAGTCTCTGTCAGCCAGCTTCACCGTGGCAGACGGCGTGGTCTCCAGTCAGGACATCCGGCTGGACGCGCCGGACGGATTTGGCACAGGAACAGTACGGGCTGACCTGCCGCAGTGGCAGATGGCTTTGCGGATGAATTTCGGTCTGGCGCTGCACAGCGACGCACCGCCGCTGGGTGTTGAGTTGAGCGGTCCCATCGATAATCCACGACGCATTTTTCACACGGACGATCTGGCCGGCTATCTGGCGGCACAAGGTGTCGGACGACTGCTGCGCAAGGTGGCGCCGCAGGGCGATGCGAGTGGGGAAGAGTCCCAACCGCTGGGCGGCATTCTCAAGGGCATTCTCGGCGGCAACTAG
- the fumC gene encoding class II fumarate hydratase produces MPTDDKAGPSTDQTHRVESDSMGEVEVPDDRLWGAQTQRSLQNFRIGDEIMPLPVIRAFGVQKRCAAKANMYQGLMKSEIGDAIVMAAEEVAEGKLDDHFPLRVWQTGSGTQTNMNANEVIANRASEILGGKRGAKAPVHPNDHVNMSQSSNDSFPTVMHIAAVTEIRKRLVPALDKLHRALSEKSEEFAGIVKIGRTHMQDATPLTLGQEFGGYAAQMRSALTRLNWAQLRLWELPQGGTAVGTGLNTSYGFGAQFAAAASNYTGMTFTAAANAIEHIATHDTMVEVSGILNTIAVSLNKIANDLRLLASGPRSGLGEINLPENEPGSSIMPGKVNPTQCEAMTMVAAQVMGNHTAVTIAGAQGHLELNVFKPVIIYNVLQSIALLADASVSFTDNCVTGITANQARIDDLMQRSLMLVTALTPHIGYDKAAKIAKSAHETDATLREAAVALGYVSGEDFDAWVRPEDMVGPRPPKPPKLIGD; encoded by the coding sequence ATGCCGACAGATGACAAGGCAGGCCCTTCGACCGATCAGACACACCGGGTCGAGAGCGATTCCATGGGTGAGGTTGAGGTGCCGGACGACCGGCTTTGGGGCGCCCAGACCCAGCGATCACTACAGAACTTCCGCATCGGCGATGAAATCATGCCCTTGCCGGTCATACGCGCCTTCGGGGTGCAAAAGCGATGTGCGGCCAAGGCCAATATGTACCAGGGCCTGATGAAGAGCGAAATCGGCGATGCCATCGTCATGGCGGCGGAAGAAGTGGCGGAAGGCAAGCTCGATGACCATTTCCCGCTACGGGTCTGGCAGACAGGCTCCGGCACCCAGACCAACATGAACGCCAACGAAGTGATCGCTAACCGGGCCAGTGAGATTCTTGGTGGCAAACGCGGCGCCAAAGCGCCGGTCCACCCCAATGACCACGTCAATATGAGCCAGTCGTCCAACGACAGCTTTCCGACTGTCATGCATATCGCCGCGGTGACGGAAATCCGCAAGCGGCTGGTTCCGGCGCTGGACAAGCTGCACCGTGCGCTGAGCGAGAAAAGCGAAGAGTTCGCCGGCATCGTCAAGATCGGGCGCACTCACATGCAGGATGCAACTCCACTGACCCTCGGTCAGGAGTTCGGCGGCTACGCCGCGCAGATGCGGTCTGCGCTGACGCGCCTGAACTGGGCGCAGTTGCGCCTGTGGGAACTGCCGCAGGGCGGCACGGCGGTCGGTACCGGGCTCAACACCAGCTATGGCTTCGGCGCGCAGTTCGCAGCGGCGGCTTCCAACTATACCGGCATGACGTTTACCGCCGCGGCCAATGCCATCGAGCATATTGCCACCCATGACACCATGGTCGAGGTGTCCGGCATCCTCAACACCATCGCCGTCAGCCTCAACAAGATTGCCAACGATCTTCGCCTGCTGGCGTCCGGGCCACGCAGCGGCCTGGGTGAAATCAATCTTCCCGAGAACGAGCCCGGCTCGTCTATCATGCCGGGCAAGGTCAACCCGACCCAGTGCGAAGCCATGACCATGGTCGCCGCTCAGGTTATGGGTAATCATACGGCGGTCACCATTGCGGGCGCCCAGGGGCATCTGGAACTCAACGTCTTCAAGCCGGTTATCATCTACAATGTGCTGCAATCCATTGCTTTGCTGGCAGACGCCAGCGTCAGCTTCACCGACAATTGCGTAACCGGCATCACGGCCAACCAGGCGCGTATCGATGATCTGATGCAGCGCTCTTTGATGCTGGTGACGGCGCTAACGCCGCATATCGGCTATGACAAGGCGGCGAAAATCGCCAAGTCCGCCCATGAGACGGACGCCACGCTGCGCGAGGCAGCCGTGGCTCTGGGCTATGTCAGTGGCGAGGATTTCGATGCCTGGGTACGGCCGGAAGACATGGTCGGTCCCAGACCGCCCAAACCGCCGAAGCTGATCGGCGACTGA
- a CDS encoding ClpXP protease specificity-enhancing factor SspB, with product MSRTLHTGTPIRLTLRRSELAMTDAYLDYDTLVDRALRGVVRTSIAQVAEDGFTGDHHFYITFRTDHPGVEIPDHLRASHPGEMTIVLQFQYWGLEVSDEAFSVTLSFNRNHERLTVPFTSLTSFVDPSVKFGLQFTGAGQTDRPASGESPLLVGNGTQDGNATEPAPPPSGPSGPSGPSDKEAAAEVPDETAAGGEVVHLDTFRKRK from the coding sequence ATGTCCCGCACTCTGCATACCGGGACGCCGATCCGATTGACCCTGCGCCGCAGCGAGCTGGCCATGACCGACGCCTATCTGGATTATGACACTCTGGTGGACAGGGCGCTGCGTGGCGTTGTGCGAACCAGCATTGCCCAGGTAGCGGAAGACGGCTTCACCGGCGACCACCATTTCTACATCACCTTCCGGACGGATCACCCGGGCGTCGAAATTCCTGATCATCTGCGGGCCAGCCACCCCGGCGAAATGACCATCGTCCTTCAGTTCCAGTACTGGGGCCTGGAGGTCAGTGATGAGGCTTTCTCCGTAACGCTCAGCTTCAATCGCAATCACGAACGTCTGACCGTTCCGTTCACGTCGCTGACATCGTTCGTCGATCCATCGGTAAAGTTCGGATTGCAGTTCACCGGCGCCGGACAGACAGACCGGCCCGCTTCAGGCGAATCACCCCTCCTGGTCGGCAATGGGACGCAGGATGGCAATGCAACCGAACCGGCCCCTCCTCCGTCTGGTCCATCCGGCCCATCCGGCCCATCCGACAAAGAGGCGGCGGCCGAAGTGCCGGACGAAACCGCTGCGGGCGGTGAAGTTGTGCATCTGGACACCTTTCGCAAACGCAAATAG
- the thyX gene encoding FAD-dependent thymidylate synthase: MALTPEQEQEIEDNRRHKQETLRPTVVALEDVLFQAVPVLDHGFVRLIDYMGDDAAIVQAARVSYGAGTRHVREDRGLLRYLLRHAHTTPFEMCEIKLHVKLPIFVARQWIRHRTANVNELSARYSVLDREFYVPAAETLARQSQSNRQGRGEILPADQAAHVQHLLRADSEAAHDRYEWLMSEGADDGSAPAGPGLARELARMSLSLNYYTQWYWKIDLHNLLHFLRLRMDPHAQYEIRAYGDAIAAIVARWVPLTWEAFSDYQANGFRLSAGALDAVRRMLAGEAVDADSCGLSRREWSELMTALGRPAD; encoded by the coding sequence ATGGCGCTGACGCCTGAACAAGAGCAGGAAATCGAGGATAATCGGCGGCACAAGCAGGAAACGCTCCGGCCGACCGTCGTGGCGCTGGAGGATGTCCTGTTTCAGGCGGTGCCGGTCCTCGACCACGGCTTCGTGCGCCTGATCGACTATATGGGTGACGATGCCGCCATTGTGCAGGCGGCGCGGGTGTCTTATGGCGCCGGTACGCGCCATGTGCGGGAGGATCGCGGCCTGCTGCGCTACCTGCTGCGCCATGCCCACACCACACCGTTCGAAATGTGCGAGATCAAGCTGCACGTTAAGCTGCCGATCTTCGTCGCCCGCCAGTGGATTCGTCATCGCACGGCAAACGTCAATGAGCTGTCGGCCCGCTATTCCGTTCTGGATCGTGAGTTCTATGTGCCCGCAGCCGAAACCTTGGCCCGCCAGTCGCAGTCAAACCGGCAGGGTCGGGGTGAGATTCTGCCGGCCGATCAGGCGGCCCATGTGCAACACCTTTTGCGGGCTGATTCCGAAGCGGCCCATGATCGTTATGAATGGCTGATGTCAGAGGGGGCGGACGATGGCTCCGCGCCGGCAGGCCCGGGCCTGGCCCGTGAGCTGGCCCGCATGAGCTTGTCGCTCAACTACTACACCCAATGGTACTGGAAGATCGATCTGCACAATCTTCTGCACTTCCTGCGGCTGCGTATGGACCCGCACGCTCAGTACGAGATCCGCGCCTATGGCGACGCCATCGCGGCCATCGTCGCCCGCTGGGTTCCACTGACCTGGGAGGCGTTCTCCGATTACCAGGCCAATGGGTTCAGGCTGTCGGCAGGGGCCCTGGATGCGGTGCGCCGGATGCTGGCCGGCGAGGCGGTGGATGCCGATTCGTGCGGCCTGTCGCGGCGCGAATGGTCTGAACTGATGACCGCGCTTGGCCGACCCGCCGATTGA
- the apbC gene encoding iron-sulfur cluster carrier protein ApbC, which translates to MSAIAEQDIKAALASVIDPEGRKDIVAMGWVSAITIKEGHVHVALDAPADRRPRLEPLRRAAERAVDKLDGVLSATVVVTGAPATTSPPAAATAQPTPRGSDRAAPVGGGRDREPKALVPGVRSIVAVASGKGGVGKSTTAINLALALAAQGLRIGLMDADIYGPSVPTLLGLKDKPISEDGQTLTPLSAHGISCMSMGFIVPEDTPMIWRGPMVMSALEQMLRDVNWGQLDMLVVDMPPGTGDAQLTMAQRVPLTGAVIVSTPQDLALIDARKGLNMFRQVEVPVLGIVENMSLFICPHCGKESRIFGHGGARAEAEKLKVPFLGEVPLNMDIRIGSDAGAPIMATAPDGPLAQAYRDIANQVWNQVGGLIGAGARQAPKITVS; encoded by the coding sequence ATGAGCGCCATCGCCGAACAAGACATCAAGGCCGCGCTGGCCAGCGTCATCGATCCCGAAGGGCGCAAGGACATCGTGGCCATGGGCTGGGTATCCGCCATCACCATCAAAGAGGGTCATGTACATGTGGCGCTCGATGCACCGGCAGACCGCCGGCCGCGCCTGGAGCCTCTGCGCCGCGCCGCCGAGCGGGCCGTCGACAAGCTTGACGGGGTATTGTCGGCGACCGTGGTGGTCACCGGCGCCCCTGCCACGACATCTCCGCCGGCCGCCGCGACGGCGCAGCCGACGCCCCGCGGCAGTGACCGCGCGGCCCCCGTCGGCGGCGGCCGTGACCGCGAGCCGAAGGCGCTGGTTCCCGGCGTTCGCTCCATTGTTGCTGTCGCCAGCGGCAAGGGCGGTGTCGGCAAGTCCACGACGGCGATCAACCTGGCCCTGGCCCTCGCCGCTCAGGGTTTGCGCATCGGCCTGATGGACGCGGATATCTACGGCCCCTCCGTGCCGACCCTGCTGGGCCTCAAGGACAAGCCCATCAGCGAGGATGGCCAGACCCTGACTCCGCTCAGTGCACATGGCATATCGTGCATGAGCATGGGATTCATCGTGCCTGAAGACACGCCGATGATCTGGCGTGGGCCCATGGTCATGAGCGCGCTGGAGCAAATGCTGCGCGACGTGAACTGGGGTCAGCTGGACATGCTGGTGGTGGATATGCCGCCCGGCACCGGCGATGCTCAGTTGACCATGGCGCAGCGGGTGCCGCTGACCGGTGCGGTCATTGTCTCCACACCGCAGGACCTGGCTTTGATTGACGCGCGTAAGGGCCTCAACATGTTTCGCCAGGTAGAGGTTCCGGTTCTCGGCATCGTCGAGAATATGAGCCTGTTCATCTGTCCGCACTGCGGCAAGGAAAGTCGGATTTTCGGCCATGGCGGCGCGCGGGCAGAAGCGGAAAAGCTGAAGGTGCCGTTCCTTGGTGAGGTGCCCCTGAACATGGATATCCGGATCGGTTCCGATGCCGGGGCACCGATCATGGCGACGGCGCCTGATGGTCCTCTGGCACAGGCCTATCGTGACATTGCCAACCAGGTATGGAACCAGGTCGGCGGGTTGATCGGCGCCGGCGCGCGCCAAGCCCCGAAAATCACCGTCAGCTAG